TGGCACATTCCtattgtgccaaaaaaaaaatcccggtCATGTCCTAAACATACTGAAAGTATCAAATTAGAAGCCGTTCTTGCTGTTAGCTTTCTTCAgaatatatttcacacaaaagGTCTGTTTTGCATCTGTATGATTTTCTAAACTACAGTCCACAACATAATCTTACTCACTATACCAAGAAGGTGCTCTCATGCTACTCCAAATCGTAGAAAATGCAATGCACTGCggttgccatagaaacagtcAGTGTCATGAGACACGTGCTTAGGACTGCATATGCTGACCAGCCTGAAATATAAGCTTTTTAAACTATTTGATCACAAGAAACAATATATATGGGAGAGGTTTCTGTCAAATTTTGTAGCCTGGTTTAAAACGTgttatttaaatcttaatttgGCAACCATTTattgagatttcaggattccccCATTCAGGTAGATAGGACTTTGTCTTGGATGTCTGAAATAGCTGCCCAGAGGCATTGCAAATGTGGCAGAGTGAACAAACTTTACTTGAAAGTGACTTTGCTTTAATATCAGTTATATtgcatttatagtttttttttaagttaatattaaccTTAAAACTATGAAAACACATGCAACAGACTGTATTTTCTTGCAATCTTCACGTATCATCGCTTAACCATTCCTCTGGTGGGCTCTTGGCAGAACTAGCTTGTCATGTGCACCCTGACAATCTCAAATGATCAAGCAATCTTTTGTACACATACAGTGAGGCAGAATTGTAAGACCCTTTGCCTGAGATGACCCGCAAAGTTCTGACTTCCAAACGGCAGTGGCAGAACATTCAGAACAACATGAAAGAAAGACGTGCAGCTCGCTGCTCCAGTCTGGGCTTTTTACAACCACCCCCTTGGTTGTCAGTCATCCACACCCAGCTATGTAAGAAATGTAATGTGTGTCTCATCCTCTCTGCGTAGCAGGCAGCATTCTGGCTTCTAACAAACATAAACAGACCTTATGCAGATACTCTACATCAAAACACAGTTACTGGTCTGATGTGTTCAACACAGCTTTCCAAAAGTCTTTGTCATTCAATGGTCTGCAGAACCACTGTTTGAACTCTAAATCTGTAGAAATCCTAAATTAGAGGATTAAAAACTGAAGTTTGGAAAATCTTCTAATTGATTTTGACTCTAAGTTCTGAACATGACCAATGGCCGTAACAAATGGAAGAGGTTCTCAGgggttatttttgtaatttcattatCACAGATTTGCTCTATAGGCTTAGATCTCATTATGTGATGTTTAAGGGCCTACTAATGTGAAGATCACATAGGATAGGAtatgatgtttcttgagcagcaaatcagcatattagaatgatttctgaaggatcatgtgatctgaagactggcataatggctgctgaaaattaagcattatcattacaggaataattatatttaaaaataacagttacttcaaattgtaacaatatttcacaatgttattgtTTAAATAGGTTAAACAAaccatttgtaacatttaaaacttaattaacTGGATTACTATTACTTAGcatccaaacacacagaaacagaaatcttaatttttctttttatgaagaatattttCTTTGGCCCACTTTATGACCCAGTGTAATTCATATACAATTATGGGTATTTACTGCCTGTCAGCAgattattaaatgtgaatttactgAGTAAAAAGCTTCAAACTGAGGTGTATTAACTTACTggttggcatttttttttagtcCTGATTGTAACATGATCATTTGAATCTGGCACAAGGCTGGAAAACAGTTTAATGCAACCTTTCGTACAGATTTCTCCAAAGACATTCCAATGTAGAAGCTTTGGAGGTTCATCATTAACAAAGCAAGTTTTGCCAAACAGTTTGGCGGAGATAATGGCAGGGTGTTGTTTATAAAGGAAAGGATGGGCAAATGTCTTGTTCCTGATCTTACATGCATCCTTCAGCCTTGATGCCATATACATAAGCTTGAGGAGCTTTCATTGGCGGATACATTGTTACTTTGAACATTCTCAGATCATGTGCTCAACAAAGGTCTAGTAATCAGCTTATGGAGTTCTTTAAATGCCTCATGTCACATTTCCGGGAACTTTTTCCAGCATATCACCAACTGGAGCTGGAAAGGGGAACAAGCATTAGAGCCTAGAATGGCTTTTTGTGGAACACCTATCCAGACAACTTACAAAATTAGGTTTCTCGGTAAAGATTTTGGCTTCTGTTAGAGCTGTCTCAAAGAAATTGTCCTTCAACTTTGTAAATTACAAAGCACAAAATGTCTTTCTAAAGAAATAATTTGCCTAAAGCCAAAATTCCTAGAATGCATTTACTTGGGAAAATCATAAATATTAGCTAAATGTAACAATTTCAGTATGATGATGTGTTTCACATCCCATATGGTAAAACATACATCAGTATGTTTTTGATATTTGGccattaataataactattaatatttcacaattttatatatatttagatatatatctgAAAttatgcacactgtaaaaaaaagtctgtagtttttacaaaataattttggcagctgtggttgccagaatacttttgtaaaaaatacactgtaaaaaaaagtctgtagtttttacaaaataattttggcagctgtggttgccagaatacttttgtaaaaaatacagaaaaactgtaaacacaattacggccaaaaactgtaaattttacagtataaaactgttatttacaaacaagaaaattttaatgtaaaccagtaaattcaacaacgcacactgctattaaaatctgtattgtacctttaacatactgacaaccaccataataatgcaggtggtaaaagagatagccacatgaagaatcgaagttcatcacaagtagcttcgccacaagcagaagtttatattaatatatagaaggtgcacaaagtcattcatgcaaacacaaaaaccatcatggtgacacacgatacttaaacaattcaataaactttcattaaacagcagaagatgtaacataaaggccaaatgtacaactgataacaaaaaactattaaaaaaacatgattatttaaacaaaatactttcaaatgtggagcgtcacacagggaattctgggaatatcagtttacagtttttgactttaaattatacattgatttgttcttttttttatttctaaaaactgtaaacttatcagcattttactgtaaaattacatgaaatgtctggttagatcttttacagtttttccctgtatatagtacaggaacttactgttaacctattaacactttttttttgtagcgtttttacaaaattgtacagttaaaatgacacttattttttacagtgcatatatgtttataatatggAATGGGTTGCATGATGAATCTGTTAGATGGATGCTCAAACTGAATTTTAGACTGATTATAtcaagaatttttaaaataaagcttgATTATAAAGCAAATACATGTTGCAGTGCTGTTGCTCAGTTGCTCGTGTCACAATCGTGGCATGTAGTTAAGGCTGATGTGGAGGTATGAGTCCCCAGATTTTGAACGGTTCATTTATAATCATCAGGTCAGATTTGGCCAGTTTTGTCCCTGATCTTTGGTTTTAAATCACTGCTATCTGCCCATCCATGTCACTTTACATTGCCACCAGTGGCTATATAACACCGTATGGATATGACAAAATCCAAATACATATAACCTCTATGCACTTAATTTCCTGCAATTATTAAGTTACAGATATTCCAAAGTCTTTATATCCTTCTCTTGATGGTCAGTTTCAGTCATAATGGTAGATGTACCATTTGTTGCTTTGTACTCTTACTCTTACTTGGCTGCTGCCCAAAATGATAGTCAGACCAGCTAAACCACAGTGTTGGCATCAGGTAACTAGTGGGAGTTCCTAAGCAAGCAAGAAAGAGATACACAGGCAATACCTCAGCAGACTGATATAATTGCTTGCAATATGGCTGAATGTAACAAGAGAAAGTTTATTCAGTGAACTTGGATGCTAGATGGTTACGAGTACTCATGTTTTTAGTAAAACAAGAATTCTCTTCTTCTGCTAAAATTTAGTGATTCTGCCTTTATTTTATGGGATGTTTGGAATATAATGTTCTTGTAGAGCATTTAGTTTTACTCACCGCTTAATGATGGCTAGCTGATCTTTGCCCCAACTAAACACATCATCTGCTTGTATGGTTATCTCTGCAAATCTTTCTTTGTATCTCCTTTAATTTGGTCATTCGTTAATTTGATTGTTCTTAAGCTTGAGCACAAGTGTCACTAGCATGACTGGACAAATTAAGTAGGAGAACTCTGGAATAGTAACCCAGAGATAATAGAGGGATAATTCATTAACAGACAGCATACTTACGACATACGTTAACTTATAAGTCAGGTTGATGGGCTGCTGCTTAATACTAAACTGTAGACATCCCCAAAGACTGGACTGGACTCTAAATAGCTATAATGATGAAATTTCCTCTCCTTAATGGACTCTAATAAAATTTGTtgataaacaaaccaaaaaaagaatttgaaatgttttctctTACATTTTTTTGAATTCCATTGCAAACATTATTTCAGAAGACTGTCACTTAAATGTGCTGCTATTACTCAGCTATAAGAACAGAGTACTACTTTCCCACACCCTTAAATGGGTCTCATACCTCTCAAAGATGAGTTTACAGCCAAAATGGAGTGGGAAACTATGAAAAGCAGCAACAGAatagcatttattagaaataaatcacttaaaattCATACGTCAACATccctttaaacattatataacaaacatgtttatttaaagatcatatgttttatatatatatgtatacacttactgtatatatttacaatatttacaaactgAACTCTAACTTAGGTGTTTATACATTTGACAATAGCAATATTTAATGGCTtgaatgtataaatacataatacaagATATTCAATATTGgcaaaatgcaattaatttcttTCACAGAATAAACTGCAACCAGTAGCATTCATCAGTGCCAAGACATGTCTTGTAAAGACAAAAAAGGCAGAAAAGTATCATGCAATTCATAATTCAATCAAAAGATTTAGCTCTGGCTTTGAGGAATGTGACTTTGAGGCTGTCGTTCAGCCAGTAAACACCTTTGAACATCTGCAAAACAACATCTAAATTATTCTTCAGCCAAAAACTACTGGACACACAACCTGTGAAGGCAAATTCAACTTAGAATATATATGCAGTTGAATGTGACACCCAGAGTTTATCATTTGGCAGCAGGACTTTTTTTGTGTTCGTTTTCCAACAAAACATTGTCTTCTTCATTTTCACCATGACCATTGCCAGTAAACTTGGTTCTAACATCAGTTTTGTCAACTCACAAGACTGACAAGCTGTATGTGAGAAGAAAAGGTCAAAAGAGGAGTTCTATATCATTGTAAAAATAGCTATGTTCACATGATAAATATGATTGTTCAGAATTCATTTCATTTCCCCGTTTTTCTCCAAGGCACTTTTCTTGGTTCTCTTTATTTCTTCAGGTGTGTGAAATCtgtaaattgaaataaagatTGACAtgagcaaaaacacaacacaatatgCCTTAATAAAACACTGTAGGATTCTGGAAAATATCTGAAATACATACTAGAAATACATGCTGGGGGACTGATGTATGCAAAAATAAAAGGAGGCATTAGAAAGtgctgatgttatttatttatttatttatttatttgtttgtttgtttgtttgtttaataatatgtattattatccACCTAGATATCTCATGTTTTATGACTGCacacctttaaaaattaaaatgaaatgtctatttaaaaatactggaaactgttattattttagtatacaaAGCAATTATAAATGCAGGTTATAGCTATAATTAGTTTTTACAAGACAGAGGATAAAAAGATCTCAAATAAACCTCGTGATTATATAGTTTATGCTCCTCAAAGGCATAATAGTGTGGGTACAAATCAACACAGAAGAGCAAATTGTGCGAGACAGATGGTGAAAGGACTGAAGGTTTAATGTTACACTGAGAACTAAAGCAGTGTCATTAAGAAAAGGGCCATTGTCCATAAGTGTGGCTCTTAACTTCAAATGGTTAACATGCTTTATACAGTCAATTGAGATTGTAATACCCAATTATATTCATGTACTTTCTTTGACAGAGATCCTGGTGCCACAGTTTGACCTGTTTTTGCTTTTCTtaggtgtttttgttcaattagAGGAACACTGCAGCATTTAACTAACTATTTCTATCAGCCAGTCAACTCACAGACCACATTATGAGAACCTTTGCACTAGAAACTCCACCAGAACAGCCTTTTAGCTAAAACGTGAAAACCCTTTCATTCCAATCAGGTGAAGTAAAAGCTAATCTGTGTACTCAGTAATATTAGAAAGGTCATAAAACAGTTAGGTGTAATATTTCTCATGTAGAGTTACGTTTAATACTTCTGTACGCAGATTTCACTCTGTGTGTGTAATCAGAAACTGTCTATCAAGTTCTTTTTTTAGAATGTAGTAGCAAGAACAGTGGGATGATTGTGTCCTTGAAAATAAAAACCAGACATTTGATCACTTAGTGTGTGTTCTGGGCAAATATTTCCATAACAAACATTTTAGCAGTAATATATCACACAGCGGACACAAGTTTTCTATTAAATCTGTGTATACATTAACTGTTCACCTGCAGCATCTATCCCTCTGAGCACCACTGACTCCCTGCTAGTCTTGTAAGAAGCCGGGCACATCTTTTATAATCTAGAAAAAGACAAAATTGGGTTAGACAGATTTAAGACATGTACCATAGAAAATCATagtaaaaatagtgtaaaaacatCAAAACGTGCATGCTTAATCATTCACCTGAATACATGGCAAAACAGTTCAGatcaatcattaaaattaaatatttctcacACATAGCTTGCCATGGTATTCAATGAAGTGGCACTTACAGGCTGGTATTGTGCAGTCCCTGGTATTATGATACAGTTTGTAAAAGTGTTTGCTGCATTTGGGACTAAAATAAAGTGGCCCTGCAAATATACAAAAGACAGATATTAAATTGCTGTCAGTTCACAAAAATAATGAAGAAAGTGCACAGAGATACTGACACTTGCtcacctgttaaatgttttaaaaacttctCCTTCTGTCGAAGATCTCTCGGAAAGACCTCTGTTAAAATGGAGAAATTCCTCTggttgtaaattattattacgACCCAACAGATCAAATAACCACTACTGTATTCAGTTCTCATTATCTAATTTTGTCAGTGAATGAATTTGGTGATGCTTACCAAGGATGCGTTCATGCTGATATGactttgtaactttaataacGCCTTTTGTTTCTGCCGAGTGCTCAACGATCTCAAGGGGATGCTGTGTGTTTCCCTCACTCTGATGCTCCTGTGGTAGTCTCTCTCTGTCCTTAAGGAGGTCCAGCAGACTGGTGTCATCCCTGTCTCTTGGTCTGCAGAAGCCGGTGGTGAGGATCAGCAATAGGAGCCCTATGAAGACAGGTGTGCGCACTGCACTCATGCTGAAAGGTGGGCAAAGAGAGCCCCTCTGCCCAGCGTCCAGTCGTATAGCTCTGCAAACAAAAAGATCATTTTAGAGCCTTGGCACTTATACTTGATTCATATATATCTGCATAAAATATACCATGAATATGTAGTTGAAACAtaatttctaaaaacatttaaagattttaggttaaaatgtatatgaatgtaCACTTTTTgcaattattgtattatattatatttttatattacaatatttgttgTACAAATACTCTATGAGGCTTTCAGTTAatacattgtaatatatatatatatatatatatatatatatatatatatatatatatatatatatatatataatagagtcTTAAATTAAATAGATTATTGGAGtgttaaaaaactttattttttacttcaaaaattaaaaccaatattAAATCCAAtgcgtttaattcaatgtgttacttgttttCAATGAATAAGGTCGTAAAAGCTGCatgaataataattgtaaaatagttATCAAAAAGCTGTTTAAATTAGTCTTAGATGACATACAGCAGGATGTCAACTTCCCACAAGTATTTTTTATGTCAGCTACATCCTGACAAATACTTAAGGTTTgctaataattgaataatatccaggtaaaataagcAAGCACAGTATATTACGCACTATTACTTCTCTCCTCTTAATATTAAGTTGTAATGTGCAGTAAATTAATGGGAAAGTTTTCGATTCACttaaaaacaagtaaatgtaGCTTCAGGCACTGTCCGATATCTCTAAGCGATCACATCATCACACAGATCCACGCAAGAATCCCGAGTTTTCTCCACTTTTACGCACGAACGCACTTGCGCAAAGACCCTTTGGAAACAAGTGTTTGTTtgaaaaagtaacaaattacCTGTTTTTCCTTCAATGCAGTTTTAGTTTACACTTGTTTGACAGCCTTCCCGCCTGTTTAAAGATTAATAATGTTAACGCAAAACACATCAAATAGACTCCGCTGGTGTCGCCTCTCCAAAGGTACTTCCACAGGCACTAGCGCACCATGACACAAGGAGAGCGAGTctcttttatatgtttaaagaCAGTCGTGGTCATCTGTTGATAGTGTTGACTCGAAGTGGGTGGAAATTGACGAAATTCcgcagctttttatttatttattttccccctcCGGTGCGTAAAGTTGCTTCAGATCATCCGGAATGGGTTCCTGACATTTTATTGTCAGTTGCAGACGTAAGGAGCTGTCCCATGTGGATTACCCCGGCATGTCTTTAATTAGAAACGCGTTAAGAGCACtccttaaaaaatgcattttaattttgttggatCACCGTCTCGTAACGCGCATCTTCAGGTGGTCCAATTTGGCACGAGTGGAAAGATTCTCACCAGAAGTGTTTTCTCTGTCCTAATGCCTATTTGTACCTTCTTATGAAGTACGTGCGTGCGGTGCTTATCtccttctttatttttaaagtttccCCAAAAAGCGTGCTGCAGTTTTGTATTTCAGCCCAAAATATCATCAGAAACCATCAAGGTAAGAGCTGGAGTGGGAAGGCAGAATATCCTTGAGACTATCCACAGCAGCGTCTATGAGAAGACTGAGGCCTTCTATAATATTGGTTTCGTTCTCAATCTCGACATTATACCACTCCCTTTAAGTATAGAAAAAAATCACTCATATTTCATTCCCCTCCTCTTTGGATCGCAGACGGTTTAAAATAAGGGTTGCACACCATTCTACCGCGCGCTTCCATGTCTATAGCTAATGATAATCAGGATTATATACCTTGGGAACTATTAGCCTATTAATCATGTTGCATGGATTTATCTGGGTTAACGTGATGCGGTGTCGAGGCACAGCTCAACAGTGCCACACAGTGAATACGTTAGTTTGAATGATGAGTGTTATGAAATGTTCACACGGTACAttatagagataaaaaaaaaaaaaaaaaataccttatttAATCACACAACTAC
The sequence above is drawn from the Cyprinus carpio isolate SPL01 chromosome A17, ASM1834038v1, whole genome shotgun sequence genome and encodes:
- the LOC109107954 gene encoding ALK and LTK ligand 2-like — translated: MSAVRTPVFIGLLLLILTTGFCRPRDRDDTSLLDLLKDRERLPQEHQSEGNTQHPLEIVEHSAETKGVIKVTKSYQHERILEVFPRDLRQKEKFLKHLTGPLYFSPKCSKHFYKLYHNTRDCTIPAYYKRCARLLTRLAGSQWCSEG